From one Drosophila subpulchrella strain 33 F10 #4 breed RU33 chromosome 3L, RU_Dsub_v1.1 Primary Assembly, whole genome shotgun sequence genomic stretch:
- the LOC119553149 gene encoding otoferlin isoform X4, with the protein MNYMEDCFAGAPQEFLICITVHKAVKVGLTSGELYVRISLDKMTKSTKSFPNTENPFFNEYFVFEFHCTLTELLRLTILFELKKHMTYKKNVVVGELLVDLHSVWNQSNHGYFKKWGRLEAPIGDNQPPENQPNEPHGYLQLDLAIVSQHSPVSIGLRSEEQDTQNLNKWSVDQDYDDIEKNLLTNVSSFAPSNIRYYIAFYRGYFVRQSNYMIQVSFAGFNGKTPVAKNTTTPVWNHEINFAWMYPSVAQRFLILILTHELLQWKCVAEFELSLEEIAFKGTPSLGPTYLHLYDPVNPMIYVGRLLMELRSEMLKDAQPSHTLSSKTVPGLDETRFWHDDVYLVEFLPLLGHQIQTSATAYKISARLAEHSSNVLEGVLRTPLDRFRSAMNSKSFRREAPFRSCMFRVRLPDNRAKYESDFFMLDIVNYMRSELDAFKVFQLKHPLQDDEQAKCLKAIVGNILTRIKEGLEAHRFDHDVEPQRTTWDINRQLYLLDYFAKLPSELHQMKQRLRSCFLEHLDASIAEVVSELQRLVAEIGALSSMARTQDEWPEMVLSLSAGGKDLGVCRLNAKLFLHLQSGNSDLQQETLCWRLRSFSFKAIGCTHTCPNCGCTTAIVSGCLSIVVERERKAFLSSISDDWTSIEAMLWQPNPAQTNFLCHVYVHQAKVRPGGDKKSICDSHLRILFADQTCETYTSPGTLSPIWNAVITLNMLSLPGGVNLYLKNPPLLSLELYNSERSLSEDLVGMGSVAVSVISEERATDSSWEEPGGFAWSKNPMQKLQRLKHMTPPPLKWVPVAKKGSVQAEVLMSAELIELSMLPTGQDIKKEPHLATGIPVAIRPNMQNFVLEVFFVGLRNYSKSSMSSAGKRKIKVMMGDLVLTSGPSTARVRNSINFLVAYASGVVSLPDQQDYWPAIIATDVLLSGFSSESTLGVALIPNSSSYLQRDRTLKCVSKKEQATGEASTTVSVEDDDDEEDELEWKEEEVKPSRISSWWMRLMFALGLRPAAYANRRTLSIDCTMDDSEVFEEREFTWWTKFYNSMYWSAAESSHEHKHHLVIYHEELEKQAQFGYLQDWAVPVQLIHGVKFKKHGPPKEDVYATLKLQLKLTPCQCPVLEDPQGGGDMVRPMANAIHPRHQSTLQSLSETIKLIVRVYVVQGVQMRPRDLKGDSDCYVKLFLGGNSVSDRAHFSPNHSNPVFGRLFELEATLPGDHMLQIMVYDHDKIRDQVIGQTNIDLEDRWRSRHRASVGLANEYTRSGYNHWHDLKLPSEILIDLCQRRGIQAPYYYGNVIEVDGMLFGDETVISKDEELQERLSLAVLKNMDKLPSFGYKLVPEHVETRSLCREDFPNVEQGKLQLWIELFEANIYVPNPIDITPVPSTDYEVRVVVKNLAGIQSGDKNIFGKLMSDIYVIGWCEDEDKRQSTDIHYRSFAGDAAFNWRMVFGMKYSPNEDLVSLDLA; encoded by the exons atgaattatatggaggACTGCTTTGCCGGAGCCCCGCAGGAGTTTCTCATCTGCATTACCGTCCACAAAGCGGTGAAAGTAGGCTTGACCTCCGGGGAACTGTACGTGCGAATCAGCCTTGACAAAATGACCAAGAGCACTAAGTCTTTTCCGAATACCGAAAATCCCTTCTTTAATGAG TACTTTGTCTTTGAGTTCCATTGCACCTTGACTGAGCTCCTGCGTCTGACGATTCTTTTCGAGCTGAAAAAGCACATGACCTATAAGAAAAATGTGGTGGTTGGCGAGTTGCTGGTGGATCTGCACAGTGTGTGGAACCAGTCCAATCACGGTTACTTCAAGAAATGGGGTCGCCTGGAGGCTCCCATTGGCGATAACCAACCCCCGGAAAACCAACCCAATGAACCTCACGGCTACCTACAACTCGATCTGGCCATCGTATCCCAGCACAGTCCGGTGAGCATTGGACTTAGGTCTGAGGAGCAGGACACCCAGAACCTGAATAAATGGTCAGTGGATCAAGATTACGATGACATAGAAAA AAACCTCCTGACCAATGTGAGCTCGTTTGCCCCAAGCAACATTCGCTACTACATCGCCTTCTACCGGGGCTACTTCGTCAGGCAGAGCAACTACATGATTCAAGTATCGTTTGCCGGCTTCAAT GGCAAAACGCCGGTGGCCAAGAATACGACGACACCAGTATGGAACCATGAGATTAACTTCGCCTGGATGTATCCCTCGGTGGCGCAGCGATTCTTGATCCTTATTTTGACCCATGAGCTTCTACAATGGAAATGTGTGGCTGAATTTGAGTTGTCTCTGGAGGAGATAGCCTTTAAGG GAACCCCTTCTCTTGGTCCCACCTACCTCCATCTCTACGATCCCGTCAATCCGATGATCTATGTGGGTCGCCTGCTAATGGAACTTCGTTCAGAGATGCTAAAGGACgcccagcccagccacacgtTGTCCTCGAAGACGGTACCTGGGTTGGATGAGACCCGCTTCTGGCACGACGATGTCTACCTGGTTGAGTTTCTTCCACTACTGGGTCACCAAATCCAGACCTCGGCCACTGCTTACAAGATCTCCGCCAGATTAGCCGAGCACAGCTCGAATGTGCTGGAGGGTGTGCTGAGGACACCTCTGGATCGCTTCCGGTCCGCCATGAACTCGAAGAGTTTCCGCCGGGAGGCACCCTTTAGATCCTGCATGTTCCGCGTCCGTTTGCCGGACAACCGAGCCAAGTATGAAAGTGATTTCTTTATGCTGGACATAGTTAACTATATG CGCTCTGAGCTGGACGCCTTCAAGGTCTTCCAGCTAAAACATCCTCTTCAGGATGATGAGCAAGCAAAGTGCCTGAAGGCTATAGTGGGCAACATTTTAACCCGAATCAAGGAGGGACTAGAGGCCCACCGTTTTGATCACGATGTGGAACCACAGCGCACCACTTGGGACATCAACCGGCAGTTGTACCTCCTGGATTACTTTGCCAAATTGCCTTCGGAGCTGCACCAGATGAAGCAGAGATTACGCAGCTGTTTCCTGGAACATCTGGATGCCTCCATCGCAGAGGTTGTTAGTGAGCTTCAGCGTTTGGTGGCTGAGATCGGAGCTCTTTCCAGTATGGCTCGCACCCAGGATGAGTGGCCGGAAATGGTTCTCTCCCTGAGTGCAGGTGGTAAGGATCTTGGAGTTTGTCGACTGAATGCCAAGCTCTTCCTGCATCTGCAAAGTGGGAACTCGGATCTGCAGCAGGAGACGCTTTGCTGGCGTCTAAGGAGCTTCTCCTTCAAAGCCATCGGTTGTACGCACACCTGTCCCAATTGTGGTTGCACCACAGCCATTGTTTCTGGATGCCTATCAATTGTGGTAGAACGGGAGCGAAAGGCGTTCCTTTCGTCCATTAGTGATGACTGGACCAGCATAGAGGCCATGTTATGGCAGCCAAATCCTGCACAGACGAACTTCCTCTGCCACGTGTATGTCCACCAGGCCAAAGTTCGTCCTGGTGGTGACAAGAAGAGCATCTGTGACTCACATCTGAGGATCCTGTTCGCCGATCAAACCTGTGAAACATATACATCTCCTGGCACCCTGTCTCCCATTTGGAATGCTGTCATCACCTTAAACATGTTGTCACTTCCAGGAGGTGTCAATCTATATTTAAAGAATCCTCCACTTCTCTCCTTGGAGTTGTACAACTCGGAACGAAGTTTATCCGAAGATCTTGTAGGAATGGGAAGTGTGGCAGTAAGTGTGATTAGTGAGGAACGCGCCACTGACTCCAGTTGGGAGGAACCAGGAGGATTCGCCTGGTCTAAGAATCCGATGCAGAAGTTACAGAGATTGAAGCACATGACGCCACCTCCTCTAAAATGGGTTCCGGTTGCCAAGAAGGGATCTGTCCAAGCCGAGGTCCTCATGTCCGCCGAGCTCATTGAACTATCCATGTTACCTACAGGTCAGGATATTAAAAAGGAGCCTCATCTTGCCACGGGCATTCCGGTGGCCATCCGACCCAATATGCAGAATTTTGT CCTTGAGGTGTTTTTTGTCGGTCTCCGTAATTACTCCAAAAGCAGCATGAGTTCGGCGGGAAAAAGGAAGATTAAGGTGATGATGGGTGACCTGGTTTTGACCAGTGGACCATCCACGGCACGTGTTCGCAATAGCATAAACTTCTTGGTGGCCTATGCTTCGGGAGTGGTG AGTCTACCCGATCAACAGGATTATTGGCCTGCAATCATAGCCACGGATGTCCTGCTCTCCGGTTTCAGTAGTGAGTCCACCTTGGGAGTGGCTCTGATACCCAACTCCTCGAGTTACCTGCAACGCGACAGGACCCTCAAGTGTGTGTCCAAAAAGGAGCAGGCTACTGGTGAGGCTTCCACTACGGTTAGCGTAgaggatgatgatgatgaggagGACGAACTTGAATGGAAAGAGGAGGAGGTCAAACCCTCGAGGATCAGCAGCTGGTGGATGCGACTTATGTTCGCCTTGGGTCTCCGACCCGCTGCCTATGCCAATCGTCGAACTTTGAGCATTGATTGTACTATGGATGACAGCGAAGTCTTTGAGGAGAGGGAGTTCACCTGGTGGACCAAGTTCTACAACTCGATGTACTGGAGTGCGGCGGAGAGTAGCCACGAGCACAAACACCACCTGGTCATCTACCACGAGGAACTGGAGAAGCAGGCTCAGTTTGGTTACCTCCAGGATTGGGCAGTGCCCGTCCAACTAATCCATGGCGTCAAGTTCAAGAAGCATGGTCCACCCAAAGAGGATGTCTATGCCACCCTTAAGCTGCAACTCAAGTTGACCCCCTGCCAGTGTCCCGTTCTCGAGGATCCCCAAGGTGGTGGCGATATGGTTCGTCCCATGGCAAACGCTATACATCCGAGGCATCAGTCTACTCTTCAGTCGCTGAGTGAGACCATAAAGCTGATAGTACGTGTTTATGTGGTGCAAGGTGTTCAAATGCGCCCTAGAGATCTAAAGGGCGACTCCGATTGCTATGTGAAGCTTTTCCTGGGTGGGAATTCGGTGTCCGATAGAGCTCATTTCTCCCCCAACCATAGTAACCCTGTTTTTGGCCGCCTTTTTGAACTGGAGGCTACCCTACCAGGGGATCATATGCTGCAAATCATGGTGTATGATCACGATAAGATCAGGGATCAGGTGATCGGTCAGACTAACATCGATCTAGAGGACCGCTGGAGGTCTCGGCATCGGGCCTCGGTGGGTCTGGCCAACGAGTACACACGGAGTGGCTATAACCACTGGCACGATCTGAAGTTGCCCTCGGAAATTCTCATCGATCTCTGCCAGCGACGGGGTATACAGGCTCCCTACTATTATGGCAATGTTATTGAGGTGGACGGAATGCTTTTCGGAGATGAGACTGTTATCTCGAAAG ATGAGGAGCTGCAAGAGCGACTTAGTTTAGCTGTGCTTAAGAACATGGACAAGTTGCCTTCCTTTGGCTACAAACTGGTGCCCGAGCATGTGGAGACCCGATCCCTTTGCCGCGAGGACTTCCCAAATGTCGAACAG GGTAAACTCCAGTTGTGGATAGAGCTGTTCGAGGCGAACATCTATGTGCCCAATCCCATCGATATAACGCCGGTTCCGTCCACGGATTACGAGGTGCGTGTTGTGGTCAAGAATCTGGCTGGAATCCAGTCGGGCGACAAAAACATTTTCGGCAAACTAATGAGCGACATCTACGTGATAGG CTGGTGCGAGGATGAGGACAAGCGCCAATCGACCGATATCCATTACCGCTCATTTGCGGGCGATGCGGCATTTAATTGGCGCATGGTCTTCGGCATGAAGTACTCCCCCAACGAGGACCTGGTGAGCCTTGACCTTGCCTAA
- the LOC119553149 gene encoding fer-1-like protein 6 isoform X6, which translates to MNYMEDCFAGAPQEFLICITVHKAVKVGLTSGELYVRISLDKMTKSTKSFPNTENPFFNEYFVFEFHCTLTELLRLTILFELKKHMTYKKNVVVGELLVDLHSVWNQSNHGYFKKWGRLEAPIGDNQPPENQPNEPHGYLQLDLAIVSQHSPVSIGLRSEEQDTQNLNKWSVDQDYDDIEKNLLTNVSSFAPSNIRYYIAFYRGYFVRQSNYMIQVSFAGFNGKTPVAKNTTTPVWNHEINFAWMYPSVAQRFLILILTHELLQWKCVAEFELSLEEIAFKGTPSLGPTYLHLYDPVNPMIYVGRLLMELRSEMLKDAQPSHTLSSKTVPGLDETRFWHDDVYLVEFLPLLGHQIQTSATAYKISARLAEHSSNVLEGVLRTPLDRFRSAMNSKSFRREAPFRSCMFRVRLPDNRAKYESDFFMLDIVNYMRSELDAFKVFQLKHPLQDDEQAKCLKAIVGNILTRIKEGLEAHRFDHDVEPQRTTWDINRQLYLLDYFAKLPSELHQMKQRLRSCFLEHLDASIAEVVSELQRLVAEIGALSSMARTQDEWPEMVLSLSAGGKDLGVCRLNAKLFLHLQSGNSDLQQETLCWRLRSFSFKAIGCTHTCPNCGCTTAIVSGCLSIVVERERKAFLSSISDDWTSIEAMLWQPNPAQTNFLCHVYVHQAKVRPGGDKKSICDSHLRILFADQTCETYTSPGTLSPIWNAVITLNMLSLPGGVNLYLKNPPLLSLELYNSERSLSEDLVGMGSVAVSVISEERATDSSWEEPGGFAWSKNPMQKLQRLKHMTPPPLKWVPVAKKGSVQAEVLMSAELIELSMLPTGQDIKKEPHLATGIPVAIRPNMQNFVLEVFFVGLRNYSKSSMSSAGKRKIKVMMGDLVLTSGPSTARVRNSINFLVAYASGVVVS; encoded by the exons atgaattatatggaggACTGCTTTGCCGGAGCCCCGCAGGAGTTTCTCATCTGCATTACCGTCCACAAAGCGGTGAAAGTAGGCTTGACCTCCGGGGAACTGTACGTGCGAATCAGCCTTGACAAAATGACCAAGAGCACTAAGTCTTTTCCGAATACCGAAAATCCCTTCTTTAATGAG TACTTTGTCTTTGAGTTCCATTGCACCTTGACTGAGCTCCTGCGTCTGACGATTCTTTTCGAGCTGAAAAAGCACATGACCTATAAGAAAAATGTGGTGGTTGGCGAGTTGCTGGTGGATCTGCACAGTGTGTGGAACCAGTCCAATCACGGTTACTTCAAGAAATGGGGTCGCCTGGAGGCTCCCATTGGCGATAACCAACCCCCGGAAAACCAACCCAATGAACCTCACGGCTACCTACAACTCGATCTGGCCATCGTATCCCAGCACAGTCCGGTGAGCATTGGACTTAGGTCTGAGGAGCAGGACACCCAGAACCTGAATAAATGGTCAGTGGATCAAGATTACGATGACATAGAAAA AAACCTCCTGACCAATGTGAGCTCGTTTGCCCCAAGCAACATTCGCTACTACATCGCCTTCTACCGGGGCTACTTCGTCAGGCAGAGCAACTACATGATTCAAGTATCGTTTGCCGGCTTCAAT GGCAAAACGCCGGTGGCCAAGAATACGACGACACCAGTATGGAACCATGAGATTAACTTCGCCTGGATGTATCCCTCGGTGGCGCAGCGATTCTTGATCCTTATTTTGACCCATGAGCTTCTACAATGGAAATGTGTGGCTGAATTTGAGTTGTCTCTGGAGGAGATAGCCTTTAAGG GAACCCCTTCTCTTGGTCCCACCTACCTCCATCTCTACGATCCCGTCAATCCGATGATCTATGTGGGTCGCCTGCTAATGGAACTTCGTTCAGAGATGCTAAAGGACgcccagcccagccacacgtTGTCCTCGAAGACGGTACCTGGGTTGGATGAGACCCGCTTCTGGCACGACGATGTCTACCTGGTTGAGTTTCTTCCACTACTGGGTCACCAAATCCAGACCTCGGCCACTGCTTACAAGATCTCCGCCAGATTAGCCGAGCACAGCTCGAATGTGCTGGAGGGTGTGCTGAGGACACCTCTGGATCGCTTCCGGTCCGCCATGAACTCGAAGAGTTTCCGCCGGGAGGCACCCTTTAGATCCTGCATGTTCCGCGTCCGTTTGCCGGACAACCGAGCCAAGTATGAAAGTGATTTCTTTATGCTGGACATAGTTAACTATATG CGCTCTGAGCTGGACGCCTTCAAGGTCTTCCAGCTAAAACATCCTCTTCAGGATGATGAGCAAGCAAAGTGCCTGAAGGCTATAGTGGGCAACATTTTAACCCGAATCAAGGAGGGACTAGAGGCCCACCGTTTTGATCACGATGTGGAACCACAGCGCACCACTTGGGACATCAACCGGCAGTTGTACCTCCTGGATTACTTTGCCAAATTGCCTTCGGAGCTGCACCAGATGAAGCAGAGATTACGCAGCTGTTTCCTGGAACATCTGGATGCCTCCATCGCAGAGGTTGTTAGTGAGCTTCAGCGTTTGGTGGCTGAGATCGGAGCTCTTTCCAGTATGGCTCGCACCCAGGATGAGTGGCCGGAAATGGTTCTCTCCCTGAGTGCAGGTGGTAAGGATCTTGGAGTTTGTCGACTGAATGCCAAGCTCTTCCTGCATCTGCAAAGTGGGAACTCGGATCTGCAGCAGGAGACGCTTTGCTGGCGTCTAAGGAGCTTCTCCTTCAAAGCCATCGGTTGTACGCACACCTGTCCCAATTGTGGTTGCACCACAGCCATTGTTTCTGGATGCCTATCAATTGTGGTAGAACGGGAGCGAAAGGCGTTCCTTTCGTCCATTAGTGATGACTGGACCAGCATAGAGGCCATGTTATGGCAGCCAAATCCTGCACAGACGAACTTCCTCTGCCACGTGTATGTCCACCAGGCCAAAGTTCGTCCTGGTGGTGACAAGAAGAGCATCTGTGACTCACATCTGAGGATCCTGTTCGCCGATCAAACCTGTGAAACATATACATCTCCTGGCACCCTGTCTCCCATTTGGAATGCTGTCATCACCTTAAACATGTTGTCACTTCCAGGAGGTGTCAATCTATATTTAAAGAATCCTCCACTTCTCTCCTTGGAGTTGTACAACTCGGAACGAAGTTTATCCGAAGATCTTGTAGGAATGGGAAGTGTGGCAGTAAGTGTGATTAGTGAGGAACGCGCCACTGACTCCAGTTGGGAGGAACCAGGAGGATTCGCCTGGTCTAAGAATCCGATGCAGAAGTTACAGAGATTGAAGCACATGACGCCACCTCCTCTAAAATGGGTTCCGGTTGCCAAGAAGGGATCTGTCCAAGCCGAGGTCCTCATGTCCGCCGAGCTCATTGAACTATCCATGTTACCTACAGGTCAGGATATTAAAAAGGAGCCTCATCTTGCCACGGGCATTCCGGTGGCCATCCGACCCAATATGCAGAATTTTGT CCTTGAGGTGTTTTTTGTCGGTCTCCGTAATTACTCCAAAAGCAGCATGAGTTCGGCGGGAAAAAGGAAGATTAAGGTGATGATGGGTGACCTGGTTTTGACCAGTGGACCATCCACGGCACGTGTTCGCAATAGCATAAACTTCTTGGTGGCCTATGCTTCGGGAGTGGTGGTAAGTTAA